A region of Toxorhynchites rutilus septentrionalis strain SRP chromosome 1, ASM2978413v1, whole genome shotgun sequence DNA encodes the following proteins:
- the LOC129765856 gene encoding uncharacterized protein LOC129765856 yields MAIRRFVLRRGPPITIFSDNGSNLKAANKELQEQIKRIDLASANVFTNARTSWRFSPPSAPNMGGVWERMVRSVKQVMSELNVGRRMNDEILLTVIAEAEEIVNSRPLVYTSQDSESAETLTPNSYLRGITSCLQNPAIPPTDQAEALRNSYKRSQFIADGLWERWIKEYLPTLNYRSKWLEEHKPLEPGDLVFIVDDHGRNGWIRGKIETVIIGKDKRIRQAMVRTAQGLYRRPVNKLAVIEVASSCKSVPEASSGQGLRAGELLQPLGTNDGRLTDVMRGTLRRNVN; encoded by the coding sequence ATGGCTATTCGACGATTTGTGCTACGGCGAGGACCTCCAATCACCATCTTTTCAGATAACGGGTCTAACCTCAAGGCGGCCAACAAGGAGCTCCAAGAGCAGATAAAACGAATAGATTTGGCCTCCGCGAACGTGTTCACCAACGCTCGTACAAGTTGGAGATTCTCGCCACCCTCTGCGCCTAACATGGGGGGCGTTTGGGAGCGCATGGTGCGCTCCGTTAAGCAGGTGATGTCGGAACTGAACGTCGGAAGAAGGATGAACGATGAGATTTTGTTGACAGTGATTGCTGAGGCAGAGGAAATAGTCAACTCGAGACCTCTAGTGTATACGTCTCAGGACTCGGAGTCTGCAGAAACACTTACACCCAACAGTTACCTCAGAGGAATTACGTCGTGCTTACAAAATCCTGCCATCCCTCCAACGGACCAAGCGGAAGCTCTTCGGAACTCGTACAAGCGCTCGCAGTTCATTGCTGATGGACTCTGGGAAAGATGGATCAAGGAATATTTGCCTACTCTGAACTATCGCAGTAAGTGGTTAGAAGAGCATAAACCCTTAGAACCAGGGGATCTCGTATTCATCGTTGACGATCATGGAAGGAATGGATGGATACGCGGTAAAATTGAAACAGTCATCATCGGTAAAGACAAACGGATCAGGCAGGCTATGGTACGTACAGCACAAGGTCTATATCGTCGTCCAGTGAACAAGCTGGCAGTGATTGAGGTGGCATCTTCTTGTAAATCTGTTCCTGAAGCTAGTTCCGGACAAGGTTTACGGGCCGGGGAACTGTTACAACCACTGGGCACTAACGACGGTCGGCTTACCGATGTGATGCGAGGAACCTTGCGCCGAAATGTCAACTGA